TCCGTTCATAATCATGAACGAAACGGACATGCTGACTCATATTTTAGAAATATTTTGGATCGAGAAGCTTCGTTTTACCCAGTACACAATTAATAAAATCGCAAAAATCCCTGACTCGGAGTATGAGTTTTCTTCCGCCGACCGCCCCAAATCGATTGCCTGGGCAGTGGAACAAATGGTTGCATTTGATCGCAACTTTGCTTTCTATCTTCCTCTCTCTTTAAGGTTCGGGGCATTGTTTTCCTTCCCTCCTTATAAGGAATTGGATGTGGAAAAGGATGTGGAAGACATTCGGGATAAATTCACTCCTCCTGCATTTCCGCTTCATTTTTTAGATATTTCTATTGATTCCGCAAAATTATTAAATATAACAAATGTCAATGTCTCCAAGGAAAAATTGGTCAAGGACTGGCGACTAACTTTGATTAGGATTGAAGAGAGGCTCGCGGGTCTTTCCGAAAAAGAAGCGTTTAAAAAAAGATACGCCTCTCTTTCGGGGATTCATACTTTGCCCGGCGCAATCAACAATTCCACCGAGTTTTGTCATTTTCTTTGGAACAAACACGCAGCACCTTTTCTAGAATCATGATCGTAAGCGAAATTATAAATCAATAACAGCTATTAGGAGAGTTACATGGGAAAAATTAAAGTAAAAACACCGCTTGTCGAATTAGACGGTGACGAAATGACAAGAATCATCTGGAAAGAAATCAAAGAAAGATTCATCCACCCTTATTTAGATATCACACTTGAATATTACGACCTTGGCGTTGAATACCGGGACAAGACGGATGACCAAGTAACTGTCGATTCTGCAAATGCGATCAAAAAACACGGAGTAGGTGTTAAATGCGCGACCATTACTCCCAACGCAGACAGAGTAAAAGAATACAGCCTGAAACAAGAATGGAAATCACCTAACGGAACCATTCGTGCGATTCTGGACGGAACCGTCTTTAGAAAACCGATTATAATCAATAACATTCCGGCTGCAGTAAACTCTTGGAAAAAGCCGATCGCAATCGGTCGTCACGCTTACGGTGATATTTACCGTGATGTGGAAATGATCATAGACGGACCTGGTAAAGTGGAATTGATTTATACCGATGCTTCCGGAAAAGAAAAACAAAGATTGGTAGTGAATGAATACAAAGGACCTGGAGTTGCGCTTGCTATGCACAACCTGGACAAGTCCATCGAATCTTTTGCACTTGCTTGTTTCAATTATGCTCTTTCCGAAAAGATCAGCATCTGGTTTGCTACAAAAGACACCATCTCTAAAAAATACCATGCACGTTTCCGCGAAATCTTTGATGATCTTGCAGCAAAAAAAGACGCAGAAATGAAAGCTGCCGGCATCACTTACAATTATTTCCTAATTGATGATGCAGTGGCGCAAATCATGAAAAACGAAGGCGGTCAACTCTGGGCACTCATGAACTATGACGGTGACGTGATGTCCGATATGGTTGCTTCCGGATTCGGATCTTTGGGACTTATGACTTCCGTTCTTGTTTCTCCGGATGGAAAATACGAATACGAAGCGGCTCATGGAACTGTGACTCGTCACTATCGTAAATACCAAAAAGGGGAGACTACTTCTACCAACTCCGTTGCATCTATTTTTGCTTGGACTGGTGCTCTTGCAAAAAGAGGCGAGTTAGACGGAACCCCTGACGTAGTCAACTTTGCAGTGAAATTGGAAGAGTCCATCATTGAGACGATCGAAGGCGGAGAGATGACAAAAGATTTACTCTCTCTTTCGACTGCGGCTAAAAAAACAGAATTGGATACTTTCCAATTTATGGAAGCCGTTCAAAAAAGACTCGATTCTAAATTGAAATAAGAAACTTTTTCCCTACCTCTTGTTCCCTTGAGGTAGGGTACCTTCCTTTATAGGCTTTGGCAGTCTTGATTGCCGATCATGCGAAAATCCGGTCCAATGGGCAATTTGTTTTGAATCATCTGGAGGAAATATGAAGCCTTTCGCTTTAATCTTTGATAATCCTTATCGTGTATTCATCGGTGTATCTGCCGCAAAAAACGTGTTAGATGGCGTGTGCGAATTAATTATAGATAAAAAATAATACAGACAGAGTTCAATGTACAATCGATTTTTAGACTGGTTTATGGAAGAAAGCCGAAACGCTAAATCCGCTTCTTCCTATTTTAATTCATTTATTGAGTTTTTGATTCGGGAAGATTTCCGGATCATACGTGCGAGCATGGGAACGAGAACGGTGCATCCTCAGGTAGAAACAGTCACTTACCTTTGGGTCCCGAATGACAAATTGGCTATTTTTGACAATCTGGTAGGGGACCTTGCCGTTTCTTCACAGGTATTTACTTTTGGAATCGGCTCTCTCAAGGAAATCCGTTTCAAGCAAGGTACTTCCCGAACAGAGCCGTTCAAACTCAGCCCGATTTATCGTGTCTTACAATCTCAGAGAACTTACGTGTTTTCTTTTTTGGATTATCAGGAAGAACCTTTGCCTTATCCCATCCTGGAAGATTTGAAAGAGCATAAAGCAACTGGATACATAGCAATACCCGTGATAGAGGCTAGAAATCCGGTTGCATTTAAAAGTTTTGTGACGGATCATCCGGAGGGATTTACCCCTGAGAAGATCGCCTTTTTGGAAAAGGCAAGCAATGTAATGTATGTTAAATGGTCTAACTTTATGCGGGCGGAATTTACGGAGACCTTGCTCAGCGTTTACCTGGGAAAAAGGACGGGCTCTCTCGTTTATTCGGGCAAAGTTCACTT
The nucleotide sequence above comes from Leptospira kobayashii. Encoded proteins:
- a CDS encoding NADP-dependent isocitrate dehydrogenase codes for the protein MGKIKVKTPLVELDGDEMTRIIWKEIKERFIHPYLDITLEYYDLGVEYRDKTDDQVTVDSANAIKKHGVGVKCATITPNADRVKEYSLKQEWKSPNGTIRAILDGTVFRKPIIINNIPAAVNSWKKPIAIGRHAYGDIYRDVEMIIDGPGKVELIYTDASGKEKQRLVVNEYKGPGVALAMHNLDKSIESFALACFNYALSEKISIWFATKDTISKKYHARFREIFDDLAAKKDAEMKAAGITYNYFLIDDAVAQIMKNEGGQLWALMNYDGDVMSDMVASGFGSLGLMTSVLVSPDGKYEYEAAHGTVTRHYRKYQKGETTSTNSVASIFAWTGALAKRGELDGTPDVVNFAVKLEESIIETIEGGEMTKDLLSLSTAAKKTELDTFQFMEAVQKRLDSKLK
- a CDS encoding adenylate/guanylate cyclase domain-containing protein — encoded protein: MYNRFLDWFMEESRNAKSASSYFNSFIEFLIREDFRIIRASMGTRTVHPQVETVTYLWVPNDKLAIFDNLVGDLAVSSQVFTFGIGSLKEIRFKQGTSRTEPFKLSPIYRVLQSQRTYVFSFLDYQEEPLPYPILEDLKEHKATGYIAIPVIEARNPVAFKSFVTDHPEGFTPEKIAFLEKASNVMYVKWSNFMRAEFTETLLSVYLGKRTGSLVYSGKVHLGDVETMNSVIWFSDIRNYSGLSEDLSPSDIIHMLNDYFGAIIPSIEKNGGEVLKMLGDGILAVFPFDEKNKKRVRMKALLSVRQVFDELRKLNRIRIKDSKTPIRHGVGLHKGQILYGNIGSRERLDFTVIGEAVNLASRIAGMCGELKKAVLASEEFVSDANIRWEDIGEHKLKGIAIPKRIFAISEEPKRM